From Gimesia panareensis, the proteins below share one genomic window:
- a CDS encoding lipoate--protein ligase family protein, which yields MTASSPPDHCRLLIESAPQPGSWNMAVDESLLESAVADQVCSLRWYRWDQATISLGYFQKNNNEAQQSLWEDLPRVRRLSGGGAILHHHELTYSFTVPASHPLAKSPPDLYVAIHQPLIDILAAHDLPVTFRGVSFRADSEPFLCFGRGDERDLVYQGKKILGSAQRRRRGAIVQHGSLLLLTSEYAPEFPGLLNQLAQTSRYTDDFLNTLTADFSNAIAEAVQLPLKSRNLTDEETRRAEVLEKEKYSQDAWTSRKKQA from the coding sequence ATGACAGCCTCTTCCCCTCCAGATCACTGTCGCCTGCTGATCGAATCAGCGCCACAGCCGGGAAGCTGGAACATGGCTGTGGATGAATCTCTGCTGGAATCAGCGGTAGCGGATCAGGTCTGTTCTCTGCGCTGGTATCGCTGGGATCAGGCTACGATCTCGCTGGGTTACTTTCAGAAGAATAACAACGAAGCACAGCAGAGCCTCTGGGAAGACCTGCCACGTGTGCGACGACTCTCCGGGGGCGGCGCGATTCTACATCACCACGAACTGACTTACTCTTTTACAGTACCCGCCAGCCACCCGCTTGCGAAGTCCCCTCCAGATCTGTATGTAGCCATCCATCAGCCCCTGATTGACATCCTGGCAGCCCATGACCTTCCCGTCACATTTCGGGGAGTCTCGTTTCGTGCAGACTCAGAACCTTTCCTCTGCTTCGGCCGTGGCGATGAACGGGACCTGGTTTACCAGGGAAAGAAAATACTGGGCAGCGCTCAGAGACGCAGACGCGGCGCCATCGTTCAGCATGGCAGTCTCCTGCTACTGACTTCCGAGTACGCCCCCGAATTTCCCGGGTTACTGAATCAGCTTGCACAGACCAGCCGCTACACGGACGATTTTCTGAATACTCTGACCGCAGATTTTTCGAATGCCATTGCAGAAGCGGTACAGCTTCCCCTCAAATCACGAAACCTGACTGACGAAGAAACCCGCCGGGCAGAGGTCCTGGAAAAAG
- the gcvPB gene encoding aminomethyl-transferring glycine dehydrogenase subunit GcvPB — MRNHLATQPLFDLSQPGRRGAQFPAADVPEKPLEELIPSQALATEPTGLPEVTESDVIRHFVNLSTLNMCVDTHFYPLGSCTMKYNPKRHERLSSLPGIVDLHPYQNQADLQGMLELLYVTQEMLAEIAGLPAVSLQPAAGAQGEFTALLTAKAYFEDKGEKRTKVLFPNSAHGTNPASAAIAGFDCVQLASSKEGLVDLEDLKSHLDDQTAVFMVTNPNTLGLFEKDIRQIAQMVHDVGGLVYIDGANMNAILGYTRPGDFGGDMMHFNVHKTFTGPHGAGGPGSGPIAVRDFLADFLPGPVISHDASAAEGEAYQLVTPAKSIGRVRSFYGNIGILVRGYCYLRTLGAAGLKAVSENAVLNANYLKALLKDVLPVPNGDLCMHEFVASASRSKAANGITAMDIAKRLLDFGFHAPTVYFPLVVPEAIMVEPTETESKETLDAFAETITRILKEDPEFLHQAPHSTEISRPDEVVAARHPILQCCESE; from the coding sequence ATGCGAAACCATCTGGCCACTCAACCATTGTTTGATCTCTCTCAGCCCGGACGGCGTGGCGCTCAATTCCCCGCTGCTGACGTACCGGAAAAACCGCTCGAGGAGCTCATCCCCTCTCAGGCTCTGGCCACTGAGCCTACCGGACTGCCTGAAGTCACCGAGTCCGACGTGATCCGGCACTTTGTAAATCTCTCGACCTTAAACATGTGTGTGGACACTCACTTTTATCCGCTGGGTAGTTGCACCATGAAATACAACCCGAAGCGGCACGAACGTCTCTCCAGCCTGCCGGGGATTGTCGATCTGCACCCCTACCAGAACCAGGCTGATTTACAGGGTATGCTGGAATTGCTTTACGTAACACAGGAAATGCTGGCAGAAATCGCCGGGCTTCCTGCCGTTTCACTGCAACCGGCCGCCGGTGCTCAGGGTGAATTCACGGCGCTGTTGACCGCGAAAGCCTACTTCGAAGATAAAGGTGAAAAACGAACCAAGGTCCTGTTCCCCAACAGCGCTCATGGCACGAACCCCGCCAGTGCCGCGATCGCGGGCTTTGATTGCGTCCAGCTGGCCAGCAGTAAAGAGGGCCTGGTTGATCTGGAAGATCTGAAATCACACCTGGATGACCAGACTGCAGTCTTCATGGTGACCAACCCGAACACACTGGGGCTGTTCGAAAAAGATATCAGGCAGATCGCCCAGATGGTGCACGACGTGGGAGGCCTGGTTTACATTGACGGCGCCAATATGAACGCGATTCTCGGCTACACTCGCCCCGGAGACTTTGGCGGCGATATGATGCACTTCAATGTACATAAGACCTTTACCGGACCACACGGTGCCGGTGGTCCCGGTTCCGGTCCGATCGCTGTACGTGATTTCCTGGCAGACTTCCTGCCCGGCCCTGTCATCAGCCACGATGCCTCCGCTGCCGAAGGAGAAGCCTATCAACTGGTCACACCTGCTAAATCGATCGGACGCGTCCGCTCGTTCTATGGCAACATCGGCATCCTGGTCAGGGGTTACTGCTACCTGCGAACGCTGGGTGCTGCGGGTCTGAAAGCAGTTTCCGAAAATGCAGTCCTGAATGCCAACTACCTCAAAGCCCTGCTCAAAGACGTGCTGCCGGTACCTAACGGGGATCTCTGTATGCACGAATTCGTCGCTTCCGCCTCCAGGAGTAAAGCCGCCAATGGCATCACGGCGATGGACATCGCCAAACGACTCCTGGACTTCGGCTTCCATGCTCCTACTGTCTACTTCCCGCTGGTGGTTCCTGAAGCGATTATGGTCGAGCCGACCGAAACTGAATCCAAAGAGACTCTGGATGCCTTCGCGGAGACAATCACCAGGATTTTAAAGGAAGATCCGGAGTTCCTCCACCAGGCTCCGCATTCTACGGAAATCAGTCGTCCGGACGAAGTCGTCGCGGCACGACATCCGATTCTGCAATGTTGTGAGTCTGAATAG
- the gcvPA gene encoding aminomethyl-transferring glycine dehydrogenase subunit GcvPA codes for MSYLFNTPEQQQEMLQTIGIDSLEALFSTIPADLRLDRPLDLPPALSEMELQTHLSQLASQNVGPTSRICMLGGGAYDHFIPAAVDEIARRGEFYTAYTPYQAEASQGSLQTFFEFQSLICQLTGMDVSNASLYEGGTCVSEAAFMAMRVTNRHDRVVLLGSLHPEYRQVVETYLRHLNCEVVIVPCKDGSVDPADVDAAMDDQTACLVIQHPNFFGTLEEAAELTEIAHRYGALSVVSYDPISLGILKRPGDYGADIAIAEGQSLGTPLQFGGPYLGLFSCSEKFVRRMPGRLIGQTVDRNGKLCYVLNLQAREQHIRRDKATSNICSNQGLIAIRAAVYLSLLGKQGIREVAELSCQKAHYAAEQLSSVEGIELLFPERPFFKEFVVSCSEGADYLLRKARQAGFDLGPELSRFTFENCPENYQTGVLVAITEQRTREEIDRLVTVLKA; via the coding sequence GTGTCTTACCTCTTTAACACACCAGAACAGCAGCAGGAAATGCTGCAGACCATCGGTATTGACTCTCTGGAAGCCCTGTTCTCAACCATTCCAGCTGATCTGCGTCTGGATCGACCTCTGGATCTGCCCCCCGCGCTATCGGAAATGGAACTGCAGACTCACCTTTCACAACTGGCGAGCCAGAATGTCGGTCCCACTTCCCGGATCTGCATGCTGGGAGGCGGTGCTTACGATCATTTCATTCCTGCAGCGGTAGATGAAATTGCTCGACGGGGTGAATTCTATACTGCTTACACTCCCTACCAGGCAGAAGCCAGCCAGGGCAGCCTGCAGACCTTCTTCGAGTTCCAGTCGCTGATTTGTCAGCTGACCGGCATGGACGTTTCCAACGCCAGTCTCTATGAAGGAGGTACCTGTGTCAGTGAAGCCGCCTTTATGGCAATGCGGGTTACGAATCGGCACGACCGCGTGGTCCTGCTCGGTTCACTGCATCCTGAATACCGACAGGTCGTAGAAACTTATCTGAGACACCTCAACTGCGAAGTGGTCATCGTCCCCTGTAAGGACGGCAGTGTCGATCCAGCTGACGTCGATGCCGCCATGGACGACCAGACTGCCTGCCTGGTTATCCAGCACCCCAACTTTTTTGGCACTCTGGAAGAAGCCGCTGAGCTGACGGAAATCGCCCATCGCTATGGCGCCCTTTCAGTCGTTTCCTACGATCCGATCAGTCTCGGAATTTTGAAACGCCCTGGTGACTATGGTGCCGATATCGCGATTGCGGAAGGACAGTCACTGGGCACTCCGCTTCAATTTGGCGGGCCGTATCTGGGACTGTTTTCCTGCAGCGAAAAATTTGTCCGCCGCATGCCGGGCAGGTTGATTGGTCAGACGGTCGACCGCAACGGCAAACTCTGCTATGTTCTCAACCTGCAGGCCCGGGAACAGCACATCCGCCGCGATAAAGCCACCAGTAACATCTGCAGTAACCAGGGGTTGATCGCGATCCGCGCTGCCGTCTACCTCTCCCTGCTGGGCAAACAGGGGATCCGTGAAGTCGCAGAACTCTCCTGCCAGAAAGCGCATTATGCAGCGGAACAGCTCTCCAGCGTGGAGGGCATCGAACTGCTCTTCCCTGAGCGTCCTTTCTTCAAGGAGTTTGTTGTCAGTTGCTCGGAAGGTGCTGACTACCTGCTAAGGAAAGCACGCCAGGCAGGCTTCGATCTGGGACCGGAACTCTCCCGCTTCACGTTCGAGAACTGCCCCGAAAATTACCAGACCGGAGTGCTGGTGGCAATCACGGAACAACGCACCCGAGAAGAAATCGACCGTCTGGTCACCGTGCTGAAGGCATAA
- the gcvH gene encoding glycine cleavage system protein GcvH produces MDQANLKFTKTHEWVGVEGELATVGITDFAVNQLTDLVYIDLPAVGSTCEAGKVFGEVESVKAVSDLYSPVSGEIAEVNESLVDDQSPLSDDPFGAGWITKIKMSNPAELEQFMNADDYQKFCESEAH; encoded by the coding sequence ATGGATCAGGCCAATTTAAAATTTACTAAAACACATGAATGGGTCGGCGTCGAAGGCGAACTGGCAACAGTGGGCATCACTGATTTTGCCGTTAACCAGCTCACCGACCTGGTCTATATCGACCTGCCGGCAGTCGGCTCTACCTGTGAAGCAGGCAAGGTCTTCGGGGAAGTAGAGAGTGTCAAAGCAGTCAGTGACCTCTATTCTCCCGTCAGCGGCGAAATTGCAGAAGTCAACGAGTCACTGGTCGACGATCAGAGCCCGCTTTCAGACGATCCGTTCGGGGCCGGCTGGATTACTAAAATCAAAATGTCCAACCCGGCCGAGTTGGAACAATTCATGAATGCGGACGACTATCAGAAGTTCTGTGAGTCCGAAGCACACTAG
- the rpiB gene encoding ribose 5-phosphate isomerase B produces MKIAVASDHRGFSTKSKILTLLNQLGHVAYDYGPEDGECVDYPDYAAKVAKAIGDKTIDRGILICGTGMGMCIVANKFPGVRATPCHDDITAQMSRLHNDSNVLCLSADLLGDRLVNRMVEIWLKEEFEGGRHARRLEKLNKVEEETMHPHEEA; encoded by the coding sequence ATGAAAATTGCAGTTGCCAGTGATCACCGGGGATTTTCCACCAAATCTAAAATCCTCACCCTCCTTAACCAGTTAGGACATGTTGCCTACGATTATGGACCGGAGGATGGCGAATGCGTCGACTATCCAGACTACGCGGCCAAAGTGGCGAAAGCGATTGGAGATAAAACCATTGACCGGGGAATTCTGATCTGTGGGACCGGTATGGGAATGTGCATCGTGGCTAACAAATTCCCCGGTGTCAGAGCAACCCCCTGTCACGATGACATCACGGCGCAGATGAGCAGACTGCACAACGATTCGAATGTGCTCTGTCTCTCTGCCGACCTCTTGGGCGACAGGCTGGTCAACCGCATGGTCGAAATCTGGCTCAAAGAAGAGTTTGAGGGTGGCCGTCATGCCCGCCGGCTGGAAAAACTGAATAAAGTGGAAGAAGAAACCATGCATCCACACGAAGAGGCATAA
- a CDS encoding arsenate reductase/protein-tyrosine-phosphatase family protein: MTERINLQQTDDIRDVIHLAVQYLAKGELVAFPTATAYVIAGQALSPDAMTKLKQLAGNDDPLVLCVKDFDEALDYLPEMPPIARKLSKRCWPGPVVLELDRPGPDTLFSELPAEVRQQICPGQRIRLRAPAHEIIFQTMRLSPSPLALLNEQSRFQTADAVMEAFQDQIALVIDDGPSRFGDQSTLVSIQDNQWSILQPGVVTETTLKRLSSEIYLFVCTGNTCRSPMAEGLFRKLLSDKLKCQEDELSDRGFIVASAGLAAAMGAPPSPEGVSILAEQGIDIQAHESQPLTERLLDQSDHLYTMTQGHRAAILAERPDLAETVRLLSPDGKDISDPIGGGYQCYVDCKKEIENCLNTIITQLPLPEK; the protein is encoded by the coding sequence ATGACCGAACGGATCAATTTACAACAGACTGACGATATTCGCGATGTGATCCATCTGGCAGTACAGTATCTGGCCAAAGGCGAATTAGTCGCTTTTCCCACGGCAACCGCTTATGTGATTGCAGGACAGGCACTCAGCCCGGATGCCATGACGAAGCTGAAACAGCTTGCCGGAAATGATGACCCGCTGGTGCTCTGTGTCAAAGATTTCGACGAGGCACTGGATTATCTGCCGGAAATGCCCCCAATTGCCAGAAAACTATCTAAGCGCTGCTGGCCTGGCCCAGTCGTGCTGGAACTTGACCGCCCCGGACCAGATACGCTCTTTTCTGAATTGCCTGCGGAAGTGCGGCAGCAAATCTGTCCCGGCCAGAGGATCCGCCTGCGTGCCCCGGCACATGAGATTATATTCCAGACGATGCGACTCTCACCTTCTCCACTCGCGCTGCTCAACGAACAGTCTCGCTTTCAGACGGCAGATGCAGTAATGGAAGCCTTTCAAGACCAGATCGCCCTGGTGATAGATGATGGTCCATCCCGCTTTGGTGATCAGTCGACACTGGTTTCTATCCAGGATAATCAGTGGAGTATTCTCCAGCCGGGTGTTGTCACTGAAACCACACTCAAGCGGCTCTCCAGTGAAATATACCTGTTTGTCTGCACAGGAAACACCTGCCGCAGCCCGATGGCCGAAGGACTGTTTCGGAAATTATTATCTGATAAACTGAAATGTCAGGAAGATGAGCTCTCAGATCGAGGTTTTATCGTGGCCTCTGCTGGACTTGCTGCAGCGATGGGTGCCCCCCCCAGTCCGGAAGGGGTATCAATTCTGGCTGAACAGGGAATTGATATTCAGGCTCATGAAAGTCAACCACTGACCGAACGCCTACTTGACCAGTCAGATCATCTCTATACGATGACACAAGGACACAGGGCGGCTATTCTCGCCGAACGCCCTGATCTGGCTGAAACGGTCAGATTGCTCTCACCAGATGGGAAAGATATCTCTGATCCCATTGGGGGAGGTTACCAATGCTATGTTGATTGTAAAAAAGAAATTGAAAACTGTTTAAATACGATTATTACTCAACTTCCCCTTCCTGAGAAATAA
- a CDS encoding class I SAM-dependent methyltransferase, whose amino-acid sequence MAPLSSPQKNNPKRQRLKQSLRSLIEFRGASELDQSQFQSTARKLYDGPAGAVLYLASKLSLHDPLVGRIIKTRRFDVTEFRNILDIGAGAGQILGHLLRETHPEARLVACDLSHQMLKRARTRMGSPRPNYLSADMTCLPFQDASFDCVTCGWVLEYLKDPRHGLAEIYRVLQPGGSLFLMATEDRFSGMLNSATWKCRTYNRIELQQAFEETGLPWKEQHWFTPIHQFLKLGGIIVEATKSPEEADESEATAVTSAAQS is encoded by the coding sequence ATGGCTCCATTAAGTTCTCCCCAAAAAAATAACCCAAAGCGACAACGCCTCAAACAATCTCTGCGATCGCTGATCGAATTCCGCGGTGCATCTGAGTTGGATCAGAGTCAGTTTCAGTCGACTGCCCGCAAGCTGTATGATGGTCCTGCGGGGGCGGTTCTCTATCTGGCGAGCAAACTCTCGCTACACGATCCACTGGTAGGTCGAATTATCAAGACCCGTCGTTTTGATGTCACGGAATTTCGCAATATCCTGGATATTGGTGCGGGAGCGGGCCAGATTCTGGGGCACCTGTTACGTGAAACCCATCCCGAAGCGCGTCTGGTAGCCTGTGACCTCTCGCATCAGATGCTGAAGCGGGCGCGCACCCGTATGGGAAGTCCGCGTCCGAATTACCTCTCAGCCGATATGACCTGCCTGCCGTTTCAGGATGCCTCGTTTGATTGTGTCACTTGTGGCTGGGTGCTCGAATACCTGAAAGATCCCCGCCATGGACTTGCAGAAATTTACCGGGTGCTGCAGCCAGGCGGCAGCCTGTTTCTGATGGCGACGGAAGACCGTTTTTCCGGGATGCTGAACAGCGCCACCTGGAAGTGCCGGACCTATAACCGGATTGAACTCCAGCAGGCCTTCGAAGAGACCGGATTGCCCTGGAAAGAGCAGCACTGGTTCACGCCGATTCATCAATTCCTGAAACTGGGCGGGATTATTGTCGAAGCCACCAAGTCGCCAGAGGAAGCAGACGAATCGGAAGCAACTGCTGTAACATCAGCAGCTCAGTCCTGA
- a CDS encoding inositol monophosphatase family protein gives MELNTLLNALQTHLPEILRWSGAIAKRLRNFNIAVENKSSGSALTDALTLADLTLQELIVAALRDRDPIFRECRMEAEEKTGDLDRFSQDSPYVLSIDPIDGTKQYRDKTANGYCVMIHLRDSETVHYSLVYIPETGEQGTWVEAVHQKVVCGPDDLSRPAREVLDTMPAIDPETRPDSPQIYLIGFQDKDTSNARLVTEAGLQGVPPEEMPGSIYDHLATGAFGGSLIHTPNVYDFPVSLHIARILGGDAVWVHNGESVNFHEHWLDDRADMLRLPGITACSANSETLKILCELAKDWSQVRYQD, from the coding sequence ATGGAACTCAATACACTCCTGAACGCATTACAGACTCATCTTCCTGAGATTCTCCGCTGGTCTGGCGCGATTGCCAAACGACTGCGGAATTTTAATATCGCAGTCGAAAATAAATCATCGGGCAGTGCGCTGACCGACGCCCTGACTCTGGCCGACCTGACACTGCAGGAACTGATCGTCGCCGCCCTCCGCGATCGCGATCCGATCTTCCGTGAGTGTCGCATGGAAGCAGAAGAAAAAACAGGTGACCTCGATCGCTTCTCCCAGGACTCCCCTTATGTACTCTCGATCGATCCGATTGATGGCACCAAGCAATATCGTGATAAAACAGCCAACGGATATTGCGTGATGATTCACCTGCGCGACAGCGAAACCGTGCATTACTCTCTGGTTTATATTCCTGAAACCGGGGAACAGGGAACGTGGGTGGAAGCAGTACACCAGAAAGTCGTCTGTGGCCCTGATGATCTGAGCCGTCCCGCCCGCGAAGTACTGGATACGATGCCGGCCATCGATCCCGAGACTCGCCCCGATTCGCCCCAAATCTATCTGATCGGCTTTCAGGATAAAGATACGTCCAATGCGCGCCTGGTCACAGAAGCAGGGCTCCAGGGAGTACCGCCGGAAGAAATGCCGGGGAGTATTTACGACCACCTGGCAACCGGGGCATTTGGAGGTTCGTTGATTCATACCCCCAACGTCTACGACTTTCCCGTCTCGCTGCACATCGCCCGGATTCTGGGTGGTGATGCTGTCTGGGTGCATAATGGAGAATCAGTCAACTTCCACGAACACTGGCTCGATGATCGGGCCGACATGCTGCGTCTGCCCGGAATCACTGCCTGCAGTGCCAATTCCGAGACATTGAAAATTCTCTGTGAACTGGCAAAGGACTGGAGTCAGGTCCGCTATCAGGACTGA
- a CDS encoding ATP-grasp domain-containing protein: MRIAILGNQGSWYCRELKAAAEARGHQACTLEFRDLAALLSGQSMEQFCCYDADEQQINLNQFDCLIIRTMPPGSLEQVIFRMDLLGRLEQAGVTVFNTPRAIECAVDKYLTTSRLAAAGLPVPATAVCESSAAAMQRFEELGGDVVVKPLFGSEGRGIFRISDPDLAYRSFRTLERTQSVIYLQQYVAHPGYDLRILILNGTVTGAIRRHNQTDFRTNISRQGRAEAYTPTEEEVQLALRASDLTQAEFAGVDLLPPVDAPETRYLLEVNAVPGWRGLQSATNVNVAALVIEYLEQKRNNAGASNAP, encoded by the coding sequence GTGCGGATCGCCATTCTGGGAAATCAGGGAAGTTGGTACTGCCGTGAACTCAAAGCAGCAGCGGAAGCACGCGGTCACCAGGCCTGCACACTGGAATTCCGCGATCTGGCTGCCCTGCTTTCCGGTCAGTCGATGGAACAGTTCTGCTGTTACGACGCCGATGAGCAACAGATCAATCTGAATCAGTTTGACTGTTTAATCATTCGTACGATGCCTCCTGGCTCACTGGAACAGGTCATCTTTCGCATGGACCTGCTGGGCCGACTCGAACAGGCGGGAGTAACCGTGTTCAACACGCCTCGGGCAATCGAATGTGCCGTCGATAAATATCTGACAACTTCCCGACTGGCAGCAGCAGGGCTCCCTGTGCCTGCGACAGCGGTCTGTGAATCTTCGGCAGCAGCCATGCAGCGTTTCGAAGAACTGGGGGGAGACGTCGTCGTCAAACCTTTGTTTGGCTCGGAAGGCCGCGGGATATTTCGGATCAGCGACCCTGATCTGGCGTATCGCTCATTTCGCACTCTCGAACGCACCCAGTCTGTGATTTATCTGCAGCAATATGTTGCTCACCCGGGCTATGACCTGCGAATCCTGATTTTGAACGGCACTGTGACTGGTGCCATCCGCCGTCATAACCAGACTGATTTTCGTACGAACATCTCCCGCCAGGGTCGGGCTGAAGCGTACACACCGACAGAGGAAGAGGTCCAACTGGCCCTCCGCGCCAGCGATCTGACGCAGGCCGAATTTGCTGGGGTCGACCTGCTGCCTCCTGTTGATGCTCCCGAAACGCGTTACCTGCTCGAAGTCAACGCGGTCCCAGGCTGGCGCGGCCTGCAATCGGCCACAAATGTGAATGTAGCCGCACTGGTGATTGAATATCTGGAGCAGAAACGAAACAATGCAGGTGCATCCAATGCACCATAA
- the mch gene encoding methenyltetrahydromethanopterin cyclohydrolase has product MSGVLNERACQLTERLLARAGELKVFPHALENGAIVVDCGIETPAGIQAGLQLARICMSDLGEVKLVPGELDGLPLPYLQVQTDHAVEACLLSQYAGWKIDVGKFFAMASGPMRAAAEVEDLYRILAFGESPEKTVGVLEANSLPDINVVDKIAKSTGVDPKNITLLVAPTSSIAGNIQVIARSVETAMHKLFESQFDVHRVQAGFGTAPLAPVAKDHLTGIGRTNDAILYGSAVSLWVVGDDESLQEIGPSLPSCSAACYGKPFLDVFAEANHDFYEIDPSFFSPAVVTLQNLETGNVFQFGEMNPALLKQSFGF; this is encoded by the coding sequence ATGAGCGGTGTTTTAAACGAACGGGCGTGCCAGCTTACGGAACGTCTGCTGGCCAGGGCCGGCGAATTGAAAGTCTTTCCGCATGCCCTTGAGAATGGCGCGATTGTCGTCGACTGTGGTATCGAAACACCGGCGGGAATTCAGGCGGGTCTGCAGCTGGCCCGGATCTGCATGTCGGACCTGGGTGAAGTCAAACTGGTTCCCGGCGAACTGGACGGACTGCCGCTCCCCTATCTCCAGGTACAGACTGACCACGCTGTCGAAGCCTGTCTACTCAGCCAGTACGCAGGCTGGAAAATTGATGTTGGCAAATTCTTTGCGATGGCCTCCGGCCCGATGCGGGCTGCTGCCGAAGTGGAAGACCTGTATCGGATCCTTGCCTTTGGTGAATCTCCAGAGAAAACCGTCGGTGTACTGGAAGCCAATTCGCTGCCCGATATAAATGTGGTCGATAAGATCGCAAAATCAACGGGAGTTGATCCGAAGAACATCACTCTGCTGGTGGCCCCCACATCGAGCATCGCCGGCAACATTCAGGTGATCGCCCGCTCTGTGGAAACCGCGATGCACAAGCTGTTTGAAAGCCAGTTTGACGTGCACCGCGTACAGGCCGGCTTCGGCACCGCGCCGCTGGCTCCCGTTGCCAAAGATCATCTGACAGGCATCGGGCGGACCAACGATGCGATTCTGTATGGTAGCGCCGTCTCGCTCTGGGTCGTCGGCGATGATGAATCATTGCAGGAGATCGGGCCCTCACTCCCTTCCTGTTCTGCTGCCTGCTACGGCAAACCGTTTCTGGATGTCTTCGCGGAAGCAAATCATGATTTCTATGAAATCGATCCCAGCTTCTTCAGTCCAGCCGTTGTCACTTTACAGAACCTCGAAACCGGAAATGTCTTTCAGTTCGGCGAAATGAATCCCGCGCTGCTGAAACAGAGCTTCGGCTTCTGA
- a CDS encoding dihydrodipicolinate synthase family protein encodes MTIDLSTQLKGVLPPVITPLTPERRLDAASAESVYRFMLKQGAHGLFLFGTSGEGPLLCEPDREQATEIAVKVVDGSVPLLVGVIAPGTEQIIEQAKVAKAQGADAVVVCPPFYYPASQKDMLVHYRTIREAVDIPVFAYDIPIMTKVKIELETLMTLGKEGTIIGVKDSSGDAVSFHRLVASKPPGMKLFTGAEMLVHAVMMAGADGTVPGLANVGPELFVQLYEAAAAGNHPEAHRLQEAIVRLFEVFVCPDGTMNVGYIIGSMKTALRLRGVIENDTLFHPFPACTPELIERTETIMKEVGCL; translated from the coding sequence ATGACAATTGATCTTTCTACACAGCTAAAGGGAGTTCTCCCCCCGGTCATCACACCACTGACACCAGAACGCAGGCTTGATGCGGCTTCGGCTGAATCTGTCTATCGCTTCATGCTGAAGCAGGGTGCTCACGGGCTGTTTCTGTTCGGCACCTCCGGCGAAGGTCCCCTGCTCTGTGAACCGGATCGGGAACAGGCTACCGAAATCGCCGTCAAAGTGGTGGATGGCAGTGTCCCCCTGCTGGTCGGTGTCATCGCCCCGGGAACAGAGCAAATTATCGAACAGGCCAAAGTTGCCAAAGCCCAGGGTGCGGATGCGGTCGTTGTCTGCCCTCCCTTTTATTATCCGGCGAGCCAGAAAGACATGCTCGTGCACTACCGCACCATTCGGGAAGCGGTCGATATTCCGGTGTTTGCCTACGACATTCCGATCATGACGAAAGTCAAAATTGAACTCGAAACCCTGATGACGCTGGGTAAAGAAGGCACCATCATCGGCGTCAAGGATTCCAGCGGAGATGCCGTGAGCTTCCATCGCCTGGTCGCCAGCAAGCCTCCCGGAATGAAACTCTTCACAGGTGCCGAGATGCTGGTGCATGCGGTCATGATGGCTGGTGCAGACGGCACCGTTCCCGGCCTGGCGAATGTGGGGCCGGAACTCTTCGTGCAGTTGTATGAAGCAGCGGCAGCAGGCAACCACCCGGAGGCGCATCGACTCCAGGAAGCCATCGTCAGACTGTTTGAAGTTTTTGTCTGCCCTGACGGAACCATGAACGTGGGTTATATTATCGGCTCGATGAAAACCGCACTCCGCCTGCGGGGCGTGATTGAAAATGATACCCTGTTCCACCCGTTTCCTGCCTGTACTCCCGAATTGATTGAGCGAACCGAAACAATTATGAAAGAAGTAGGCTGTCTGTAA